The Lancefieldella sp. Marseille-Q7238 genomic interval GGAGGTCTCTATGGTCGATATTAAACTCTCTGGACGCAAGGTAACGGTTTCTGATGCCCTTCGTTCTCACGTTGAAGAAAAGATTGGCGGAGCTCTCAAAGTTTTTGACATCCAGCCAATGACATGCGATGTTGTTCTTCGTGTGGACAAGAATCCTTCAAATCTCGAGCGCAAGTCCGTTGAAGTAACGGTATTCGTTCGTAATAGTGTCGTTCGCGTAGTTTCAAGCAACGATGATATGTATAGCGCCATTGACGAGGCTGCGGAAAAAGTATCACGTCAGCTTCGCAAATATAAGACGCGCATTGTCGACAAGCACCATCATGCTCAGAATTCTCACATGCAGGCATTATCGCAAGAAGAGCTTGCGAAACTTATCGATATACCTGAAGAAGACCTTGATGACCAGCTGGTGCGTGAAAAATATATCGATCTTCTCCCTATGACGGAAGAAGAGGCCTTGGTACAGACAGATCTTCTCGGCCATGATTTTTATGTTTTTGTTAATTCCACAACAGGTTTGACCAATGTTATCTACCATC includes:
- the raiA gene encoding ribosome-associated translation inhibitor RaiA, translating into MVDIKLSGRKVTVSDALRSHVEEKIGGALKVFDIQPMTCDVVLRVDKNPSNLERKSVEVTVFVRNSVVRVVSSNDDMYSAIDEAAEKVSRQLRKYKTRIVDKHHHAQNSHMQALSQEELAKLIDIPEEDLDDQLVREKYIDLLPMTEEEALVQTDLLGHDFYVFVNSTTGLTNVIYHRKNGGYGIIKPRIEEHND